Genomic window (Candidatus Saccharibacteria bacterium oral taxon 488):
GGTCGTAGCGCTGGCGCTTTTGCTTGTCCTTTAGGACTTCATATGCCTCGTTGACCTCTTTAAATTTGGCTTCATCGCCACCCTCTTTGTCGGGGTGGTACTTCACCGCTGCCTTACGAAAAGCCTTCTTAATCTCATCCTCAGAAGCGGTTTTCGACACACCTAACACTTCATAATAATCGCGCTTACTCATATGTGTTCATTATACGCTTTTAGCACTCGACATGCAAGAGTGCTAGCCTCGCCCGTGGTATACTTAAAATGTAGGAGGTGTTATGAAACAAACAGCAATTATCAATTCAGAAATCAAGGCCCGGTGCGCCGATCAAGAGTCGGTGCGCCAATATCTACGTGAGCACGGCGCGGACTTTAAGGGGACGGATCATCAAATTGATATGTATTTTGATGTACCCGAGGGGCGCCTGAAGCTACGTCAAGGACCGATCGAAAATAACCTTATCTTTTATCAGCGGGCGGACACCGACGGGCCAAAACAATCGACTATCAACCTATCGCCGGTCGCGCCGGACTCGACCATCGGCGAGGTGCTAACAGCAGCGCTTGGTGTGCGTGCGGTTGTTGATAAGCAGCGCGAGATTTACTTCATCGACAATGTCAAGTTTCACATCGACACCGTTAAGGGTCTCGGGAATTTTGTCGAAATTGAAGCTATCGATGCCAATGGTAAACGAAACGCCAAGGAACTGGAACAGCAATGCTCACACTACATGCGTGAACTTGGTATCAAGGATACGGATTTAGTGGTTGGCTCGTATAATGATTTGTTGGAGTATGGTGACGATATTCAAGCGACAT
Coding sequences:
- a CDS encoding CYTH domain-containing protein, producing the protein MKQTAIINSEIKARCADQESVRQYLREHGADFKGTDHQIDMYFDVPEGRLKLRQGPIENNLIFYQRADTDGPKQSTINLSPVAPDSTIGEVLTAALGVRAVVDKQREIYFIDNVKFHIDTVKGLGNFVEIEAIDANGKRNAKELEQQCSHYMRELGIKDTDLVVGSYNDLLEYGDDIQAT